One part of the Helicobacter cetorum MIT 99-5656 genome encodes these proteins:
- the rplA gene encoding 50S ribosomal protein L1 has product MAKKVFKRLEKLFSKIENDKNYDVEQGVGLVKSLASAKFDETVEVALRLGVDPRHADQMVRGAVVLPHGTGKKVRVAVFAKDIKQDEAKNAGADVVGGDDLAEEIKNGRIDFDMVIATPDMMAVVGKVGRILGPKGLMPNPKTGTVTMDVAKAVTNAKSGQVNFRVDKKGNVHAPIGKVSFSEEKIRENMLEFVRTINRLKPSSAKGKYIKNAALSLTMSPSVSLDAQELMDIK; this is encoded by the coding sequence GTGGCAAAAAAAGTATTTAAAAGACTAGAAAAGCTTTTTTCTAAAATTGAAAACGATAAGAATTATGATGTGGAACAGGGTGTAGGATTAGTAAAGTCTCTTGCTTCAGCGAAGTTTGATGAGACGGTTGAAGTGGCATTAAGATTGGGAGTAGACCCAAGACATGCTGACCAAATGGTTCGTGGTGCCGTAGTGCTTCCTCATGGAACAGGAAAAAAGGTGAGAGTGGCTGTGTTTGCGAAAGATATTAAGCAAGATGAGGCTAAGAATGCTGGAGCTGATGTGGTCGGTGGCGATGATTTAGCTGAAGAAATTAAAAATGGTCGTATTGATTTTGATATGGTTATCGCAACGCCTGATATGATGGCTGTCGTGGGTAAGGTTGGTAGGATTTTAGGTCCTAAGGGCTTAATGCCAAATCCAAAAACCGGAACCGTTACAATGGATGTTGCTAAGGCAGTAACTAATGCTAAAAGCGGTCAAGTAAACTTTAGAGTAGATAAAAAGGGTAATGTTCATGCCCCCATTGGTAAGGTGAGTTTTTCTGAGGAAAAAATTAGAGAGAATATGCTTGAGTTTGTTAGAACAATCAATCGCTTGAAGCCTAGCAGTGCGAAAGGTAAATATATCAAAAATGCTGCCCTTTCGCTTACCATGTCGCCTTCAGTGAGTTTGGATGCACAGGAGTTGATGGATATTAAGTAG
- the rplK gene encoding 50S ribosomal protein L11, translated as MAKKVVGEIKLQIPAGKANPSPPVGPALGQRGVNIMEFCKAFNEKTKDMGSFNIPVIITVYQDKSFTFITKKPPVTDLIKKASGIEKGSDNPLKNKIAKLTHKQVEEIAQLKMEDLNTSTMEAAKKIVMGSARSMGVEIID; from the coding sequence ATGGCTAAAAAAGTAGTCGGAGAAATCAAGCTTCAAATTCCAGCAGGAAAAGCAAATCCATCGCCACCTGTGGGTCCAGCACTAGGTCAGAGAGGTGTTAATATCATGGAGTTTTGTAAAGCTTTTAACGAGAAGACTAAAGACATGGGAAGTTTTAACATTCCAGTTATTATCACGGTTTATCAGGATAAGAGTTTTACCTTTATTACTAAAAAGCCCCCAGTGACTGATTTGATAAAAAAGGCTTCAGGAATTGAAAAGGGTTCTGATAATCCGCTCAAAAATAAGATTGCAAAGCTCACGCATAAGCAAGTAGAAGAGATTGCCCAACTGAAAATGGAAGATTTAAATACTAGCACAATGGAAGCGGCAAAGAAAATCGTTATGGGCAGTGCTAGGAGCATGGGTGTAGAGATTATAGATTGA
- the nusG gene encoding transcription termination/antitermination protein NusG translates to MDWYAIQTYSGSEQSVKRAIENLANDNNIKDRIQEIIVPTEDIIEVSKKSKTKVTERSLYPGYVFIKVDLDTVLWHKIQSLPRVSRFIGENKKPTPLSEADIGHILEKMNNRAAPKPKIFFEQGEVVRVVEGPFANFTATVEEYDVEHRKLKLNVSIFGRNTPIEILHSQVEKII, encoded by the coding sequence ATGGATTGGTATGCCATACAGACTTATTCAGGGAGTGAGCAATCCGTTAAGAGAGCGATTGAAAACTTAGCGAATGACAATAATATCAAAGATAGGATACAAGAGATTATCGTGCCTACTGAGGATATTATTGAAGTTTCTAAAAAAAGCAAAACAAAGGTAACGGAGCGCAGTCTTTATCCTGGATATGTTTTTATTAAAGTGGATTTGGATACTGTTTTGTGGCATAAGATACAATCTTTGCCTAGAGTAAGTCGCTTTATTGGGGAAAATAAGAAGCCGACCCCGTTGAGCGAAGCTGATATTGGACATATTTTGGAAAAAATGAACAATCGTGCAGCACCTAAGCCAAAAATCTTTTTTGAGCAAGGAGAGGTGGTGCGTGTGGTAGAAGGGCCTTTTGCAAACTTTACCGCCACGGTAGAGGAATATGATGTTGAGCATCGCAAACTCAAACTTAATGTTTCTATTTTTGGTAGAAATACTCCAATAGAGATTTTACATTCACAAGTAGAAAAGATTATATAA
- the secE gene encoding preprotein translocase subunit SecE, translating into MDKWLMQYRLAREELSKVIFPVKEQIRNALVSVLVVVSIITLFLALLDFSLGAFVSSVL; encoded by the coding sequence ATGGATAAATGGCTCATGCAATATAGATTGGCTAGAGAAGAGCTTTCTAAGGTAATATTTCCTGTTAAAGAGCAGATACGCAATGCACTTGTTTCTGTTTTAGTGGTGGTGAGTATTATTACATTGTTTTTAGCTTTGTTGGATTTTTCTTTAGGGGCATTTGTCTCTAGTGTCTTGTAA
- the rpmG gene encoding 50S ribosomal protein L33 has protein sequence MKVKIGLKCSDCEDINYSTTKNAKTNTEKLELKKFCPRENKHTLHKEVKLKS, from the coding sequence ATGAAAGTTAAAATAGGGTTGAAGTGTTCTGATTGTGAAGATATCAATTATAGCACGACTAAGAATGCCAAGACTAATACAGAAAAACTGGAGCTTAAGAAGTTCTGCCCTAGAGAAAACAAGCATACGCTTCATAAGGAAGTGAAGCTTAAGAGTTAG
- the tuf gene encoding elongation factor Tu, with the protein MAKEKFNRTKPHVNIGTIGHVDHGKTTLSAAISAVLSLKGLAEMKDYDNIDNAPEEKERGITIATSHIEYETENRHYAHVDCPGHADYVKNMITGAAQMDGAILVVSAADGPMPQTREHILLSRQVGVPHIVVFLNKQDMVDDQELLELVEMEVRELLSAYEFPGDDTPIVAGSALKALEEAKTGNVGEWGEKVLKLMAEVDAYIPTPERDTEKTFLMPVEDVFSIAGRGTVVTGRIERGVVKVGDEVEIVGIRDTQKTTVTGVEMFRKELDKGEAGDNVGVLLRGTKKEEVERGMVLCKPGSITPHKKFEGEIYVLSKDEGGRHTPFFTNYRPQFYVRTTDVTGSITLPEGVEMVMPGDNVKITVELISSIALELGTKFAIREGGRTVGAGVVSKIIE; encoded by the coding sequence ATGGCAAAAGAGAAGTTTAATAGAACCAAGCCACATGTTAATATTGGAACCATTGGGCATGTTGACCATGGCAAAACTACTTTAAGTGCAGCGATTTCTGCGGTGCTTTCTTTAAAAGGTCTTGCAGAAATGAAAGACTACGATAATATTGATAATGCCCCTGAGGAAAAAGAAAGAGGAATTACCATTGCGACCTCTCATATTGAGTATGAGACAGAGAACAGACACTATGCACATGTGGATTGTCCCGGACACGCTGACTATGTAAAGAATATGATTACAGGTGCGGCACAAATGGATGGAGCGATTTTGGTTGTTTCTGCAGCAGATGGCCCCATGCCTCAAACTAGAGAGCATATCTTGTTGTCTCGTCAAGTTGGCGTGCCTCATATCGTTGTTTTCTTAAACAAGCAAGATATGGTTGATGACCAGGAATTGTTAGAGCTTGTAGAGATGGAAGTGCGTGAGTTATTGAGTGCTTATGAGTTCCCCGGTGATGACACTCCTATCGTAGCTGGTTCAGCTTTGAAAGCTTTAGAAGAAGCTAAGACTGGCAATGTTGGTGAGTGGGGTGAAAAAGTGCTTAAGCTCATGGCTGAAGTAGACGCTTATATTCCTACTCCAGAAAGAGATACAGAGAAAACTTTCTTGATGCCTGTTGAAGATGTGTTCTCAATCGCAGGTAGAGGCACTGTTGTTACAGGTAGGATTGAAAGAGGTGTGGTGAAAGTAGGCGATGAAGTAGAAATCGTTGGTATCAGAGACACGCAAAAGACTACCGTAACGGGCGTGGAAATGTTTAGGAAAGAGTTAGATAAGGGTGAGGCAGGTGATAATGTTGGCGTGCTTTTAAGAGGGACAAAGAAAGAAGAAGTAGAGCGCGGTATGGTTCTTTGTAAGCCAGGTTCTATCACTCCGCATAAGAAATTTGAAGGTGAGATTTATGTTCTTTCTAAAGATGAAGGTGGAAGGCATACTCCTTTCTTTACAAATTATCGTCCTCAATTCTATGTACGCACAACTGATGTAACCGGCTCTATCACACTTCCTGAAGGTGTAGAAATGGTTATGCCTGGTGATAATGTGAAAATCACGGTGGAATTGATTAGTTCTATTGCTTTAGAGTTGGGAACCAAGTTTGCGATTCGTGAAGGTGGAAGAACAGTTGGTGCTGGTGTTGTCAGTAAGATTATTGAATAA
- a CDS encoding ABC transporter ATP-binding protein has protein sequence MTKKTTSKKKHKISTLKYFLRSLRQIFTLVSRREKLIFLLLVAMSVFSSLIEVASLTALMPFVSIASNPNTILDSHFYKKIYDFFHFSSPIHFMYFFSFALVGLYIFRMLYGVFFTYFRGRFSNRKSHDLKQQLFLHHIKNNYLSHLNYNLDSIRDIINNKAEGMFASFNAFLNLLTELTVMIVFYSTLLITNWKMTLIFTLVIIAQIILITKKITVLIQQKGRIVNKSRTQTLKVFSKFFNNFKITKLKDNHEEAHKLFGENSRKAHDTAIVYSTLQVIPRYILETVGFSLLILSVAYILFKYGEAKMVLPTVSLYALALYRMLPSVTGILNLYNEIAYNQQATNIVFRNLSKPIAQEDLVPLDFNEKITLKDISFSYKHTHPVLENFNLTIKKGQKVALIGHSGCGKSTLADIIMGLTYPKEGEIIIDETPLSSENIRSWRKKIGYIPQNIYLFDGTVGDNIAFGSAIDEERLIKVCKMAHIYDYLCEHSGIKTQVGEGGAKLSGGQKQRIGIARALYDNPEILVLDEATSALDNETESKIMDEIYQIAEDKTLLVIAHRLSTIDRCEVKIDMGRHNN, from the coding sequence ATGACAAAAAAAACCACATCAAAAAAGAAACATAAAATCTCTACCTTAAAATACTTTTTGCGTTCTCTTAGGCAAATCTTTACATTGGTTAGCAGAAGAGAAAAATTAATTTTTCTCCTGCTTGTAGCTATGTCTGTTTTTTCTTCCTTAATTGAAGTTGCATCTCTTACAGCTCTTATGCCCTTTGTTTCAATCGCTTCAAACCCTAATACAATTCTAGATAGTCACTTCTATAAAAAGATTTATGACTTTTTTCATTTTTCTTCTCCTATTCATTTTATGTATTTTTTTAGTTTTGCTCTTGTAGGGCTTTATATTTTTAGAATGCTTTATGGGGTTTTCTTTACCTATTTTAGGGGACGCTTTTCAAACAGAAAGTCTCACGACTTAAAACAACAGCTATTTTTACACCATATTAAAAACAACTACTTATCACACCTTAATTACAACTTAGATTCTATAAGAGACATTATCAACAATAAAGCTGAAGGCATGTTTGCAAGCTTTAATGCATTTTTAAATCTCCTTACTGAACTAACCGTAATGATTGTATTTTACTCAACACTTTTAATAACAAACTGGAAAATGACACTCATTTTTACTCTAGTTATCATCGCACAAATCATACTGATTACCAAAAAAATCACGGTTCTTATTCAACAAAAGGGTAGGATTGTTAATAAATCTAGAACCCAAACCCTTAAAGTTTTTTCAAAATTTTTCAACAATTTCAAAATTACTAAGCTTAAAGACAATCATGAAGAAGCCCATAAGCTCTTTGGAGAAAATAGTCGCAAAGCCCACGATACCGCAATTGTTTATTCCACCTTACAAGTTATCCCTAGATATATTTTAGAAACGGTTGGTTTTAGTTTGCTTATTTTATCCGTTGCTTACATTTTGTTTAAATATGGTGAAGCTAAAATGGTATTACCCACTGTTTCTTTGTATGCCTTAGCTTTGTACCGTATGCTCCCTTCTGTTACAGGAATTTTAAACCTTTATAATGAAATCGCTTACAACCAGCAAGCAACTAATATTGTTTTTAGAAATCTTTCTAAGCCTATCGCACAAGAAGATTTAGTTCCCCTAGATTTTAATGAAAAAATCACTCTCAAAGACATTTCTTTTTCCTATAAGCACACGCATCCTGTTTTAGAAAACTTTAATCTCACCATTAAAAAAGGTCAAAAAGTCGCCCTTATAGGTCATAGTGGATGTGGAAAATCCACACTAGCTGATATTATTATGGGGCTTACCTACCCTAAAGAAGGGGAAATTATTATTGATGAAACGCCCCTAAGTTCAGAAAATATCCGTTCATGGCGTAAAAAAATCGGCTATATTCCACAAAATATCTACCTATTTGATGGTACCGTAGGGGACAACATTGCTTTTGGAAGTGCTATTGATGAAGAACGCCTGATCAAAGTGTGTAAAATGGCACATATCTATGATTATCTATGTGAACATAGTGGCATTAAAACACAGGTAGGTGAAGGGGGTGCTAAACTCAGTGGCGGGCAGAAACAACGCATAGGTATTGCAAGAGCTTTGTATGATAACCCTGAAATTTTAGTGTTAGATGAAGCCACCTCGGCCCTAGATAACGAAACCGAAAGTAAGATAATGGATGAAATTTATCAAATCGCAGAAGATAAAACCTTACTAGTGATTGCTCATCGCTTAAGCACTATTGATCGTTGTGAGGTCAAAATTGATATGGGAAGACACAATAATTAG
- a CDS encoding DUF1104 domain-containing protein, with protein MKYILQSKLGISILILAFLNPSVIFAKEYQHTQKHSQEIKDFSIYSNEELLDFLGKIEPKDFPAFKIEMRKRTSIMDNETYQKFHDQMSEKATKNTQNLSQADYKKRQLEIKKMIQKTASKMSPKELEESKLLSMRCDCDDEEHTHRDPYYLEQSN; from the coding sequence ATGAAATATATATTGCAAAGTAAATTAGGTATTTCTATCTTAATTTTAGCCTTCTTAAACCCTAGTGTGATTTTTGCTAAAGAGTATCAACACACTCAAAAACATTCCCAAGAAATAAAAGATTTTTCAATCTATAGCAATGAAGAATTATTAGACTTCTTGGGAAAAATTGAGCCTAAGGACTTTCCAGCTTTCAAAATAGAAATGCGTAAACGCACTTCTATAATGGATAATGAAACTTATCAAAAATTCCACGACCAAATGAGTGAAAAAGCTACTAAAAACACTCAAAATCTAAGTCAAGCTGATTACAAAAAACGCCAACTTGAAATCAAAAAAATGATTCAAAAAACAGCGAGCAAAATGTCTCCAAAAGAGCTAGAAGAAAGCAAGCTTTTAAGCATGCGTTGTGATTGCGATGATGAAGAACATACCCATAGAGACCCCTACTATCTAGAGCAGTCTAACTAA
- a CDS encoding outer membrane beta-barrel protein, which translates to MKNFSNQLAHLSKSTALVLVGLLSNLESHPKSGVFIEAGFETGELQARQRQKALNNNGIDNYSHSLLSQGFSPSKTQTNNKPLKKDDSKSGSSKAVVYSHQQDSESQASISLGSSQAQADENPKTEESQKPHLTLKERVNFAQLQQELESNIKTINTANATKTDLFAKENITKLKISTTAPIQVNYDLKNPTNPIKVQNFLPYDLQNVDLYVKYTDENNKQHEVKIATIDNIDKDKEISINASEFPQLGKYFSGELSVQDFEIKPQANDTSNTARVLNAVNSIFTDISGVFSNAQIDNRLCGKNCMTKVTPEDAKNWTNTLLSLAYVFDSETWVDMVKNADFKFWDGSKSHIISQDEIIKRFQSDTSLKLQIIRPETKVRGLENQRSGLLAVESQYINLAKLPALKDYKYCKHTSDLSRGECLKLYTNSISVLHEYAHAKGFAKNFNHDGNMTKHYSDSFPGLTIDAWIQLGADGDLPIYYENGQLKSFTNPSEVKHDAGTRPKNCDWLGINVDNNRSCQPKQQSAQAQVLAHSHYLQTPNTQNTAESSINSSLSSMFKEHLNNAFATLSNQLNNNNSLNNTTSQTLKAPMLGFNAMLGYQQYFNDYIGLSYYGFFNYNNANLKGVLNSVTQSGLGLGTNLLIDFYTSYDNNSVRNVFGIFGGFRGLWNNYKSNGLIRLNKNIGNIHFTTGINYRYKHSKFSIGLGIPLMKQNIKARLLQETTISEVELNETPKNMHIYFNYGWVF; encoded by the coding sequence ATGAAAAACTTTAGCAATCAATTAGCTCATTTAAGCAAAAGTACAGCATTGGTGCTTGTAGGGTTGTTGAGCAACCTAGAATCCCATCCAAAAAGTGGGGTTTTTATAGAAGCAGGATTTGAAACTGGTGAATTACAAGCAAGACAAAGGCAAAAGGCTTTAAATAATAATGGTATAGATAATTATTCGCATTCCTTGTTGAGTCAAGGTTTTAGCCCATCAAAAACACAAACCAACAATAAACCCCTTAAAAAAGATGATTCAAAGAGTGGTAGTTCTAAAGCAGTCGTATATTCTCATCAACAAGATAGCGAATCTCAAGCAAGCATCTCTTTAGGTAGTTCTCAGGCACAAGCTGATGAAAACCCTAAAACAGAAGAATCACAAAAACCACACTTAACACTCAAAGAAAGGGTCAATTTCGCACAATTGCAACAAGAATTAGAAAGCAACATAAAAACAATTAATACTGCTAACGCTACAAAAACAGATTTGTTTGCAAAAGAAAATATTACTAAGCTAAAAATTAGCACTACAGCTCCTATTCAAGTTAATTATGACTTAAAAAATCCCACAAATCCTATAAAAGTGCAGAATTTCTTACCTTATGACCTACAAAATGTGGATTTGTATGTGAAATACACTGATGAAAACAACAAACAACATGAAGTTAAAATCGCTACCATTGACAATATTGATAAAGACAAAGAAATCAGTATTAATGCGAGTGAGTTTCCGCAATTAGGCAAGTATTTTAGTGGTGAATTAAGTGTTCAAGATTTTGAAATCAAACCACAAGCCAACGATACAAGCAATACCGCAAGAGTTTTAAATGCGGTGAATAGTATATTTACTGATATTTCAGGGGTGTTTAGTAATGCACAAATAGATAATCGGTTGTGTGGTAAAAATTGTATGACAAAGGTTACTCCAGAGGATGCTAAAAATTGGACTAACACGCTCTTAAGTTTGGCGTATGTTTTTGACTCAGAGACTTGGGTAGATATGGTTAAAAATGCAGATTTTAAGTTTTGGGATGGAAGTAAAAGCCATATTATTTCTCAAGATGAGATTATTAAAAGATTTCAATCTGATACTAGTTTAAAACTTCAAATAATAAGACCTGAAACTAAAGTTCGTGGGCTAGAAAACCAACGGAGTGGCTTGCTTGCTGTAGAATCACAATACATAAACCTTGCGAAGTTACCGGCATTAAAGGATTATAAATATTGCAAACATACTAGTGATTTATCAAGAGGGGAATGTTTAAAGCTATATACCAATAGCATCTCAGTACTTCATGAATACGCTCATGCAAAGGGCTTTGCCAAAAATTTTAACCATGATGGCAACATGACTAAACATTATAGCGATAGTTTTCCGGGTCTTACTATTGATGCTTGGATACAATTAGGTGCTGATGGAGATTTGCCTATTTATTATGAAAACGGACAGCTTAAATCATTTACTAATCCAAGTGAGGTTAAACATGATGCTGGCACTAGACCTAAAAATTGCGATTGGTTGGGGATTAATGTGGATAATAATCGTAGTTGTCAACCTAAGCAACAATCCGCCCAAGCTCAAGTGCTTGCACACTCTCATTATCTCCAAACCCCAAACACTCAAAACACTGCCGAAAGCTCTATCAATTCAAGCTTAAGCTCCATGTTTAAAGAGCATCTAAACAACGCTTTTGCCACTCTCTCTAACCAACTCAATAACAATAACTCCCTTAACAACACCACTAGCCAAACCCTTAAAGCCCCTATGCTAGGATTTAATGCCATGCTAGGTTATCAGCAATACTTTAATGACTATATAGGGTTGTCTTATTATGGCTTTTTTAATTACAATAATGCAAACCTTAAGGGCGTGTTAAATAGTGTTACACAATCAGGCTTAGGTTTAGGAACTAATTTATTGATAGATTTTTATACGAGTTATGACAATAATAGTGTGAGAAATGTTTTTGGGATTTTTGGAGGGTTTAGGGGCTTATGGAATAATTATAAGAGCAATGGACTGATTAGGCTTAATAAAAACATAGGCAATATCCATTTTACAACCGGAATCAATTATCGTTACAAGCATTCTAAGTTTTCTATTGGTTTAGGCATTCCATTAATGAAGCAAAATATAAAAGCTAGGCTTTTACAAGAGACAACCATTAGCGAAGTAGAACTTAATGAAACTCCAAAGAATATGCATATTTATTTTAACTATGGGTGGGTGTTTTAA
- a CDS encoding F0F1 ATP synthase subunit C encodes MKFLALFFLGLVGVVFADDMSGMDMIKSYSILGAMIGLGIAAFGGAIGMGNAAAATITGTARNPGVGGKLLTTMFVAMAMIEAQVIYTLVFAIIAIYSNPFLS; translated from the coding sequence ATGAAATTTTTAGCGTTATTTTTTCTTGGTTTAGTGGGCGTTGTTTTTGCTGATGATATGAGTGGAATGGATATGATTAAATCTTATTCTATTTTAGGAGCTATGATTGGTCTAGGTATCGCAGCTTTTGGTGGGGCGATTGGTATGGGAAATGCAGCAGCAGCAACCATTACAGGCACAGCGAGAAATCCAGGAGTAGGCGGTAAGTTGCTTACAACCATGTTTGTAGCTATGGCAATGATTGAAGCCCAAGTGATTTATACCTTAGTATTTGCTATCATCGCCATTTATAGCAACCCATTCTTAAGCTAA
- a CDS encoding polyribonucleotide nucleotidyltransferase, translated as MDFITINSANRVEEFALKQVAKQATSSLMYRLGQTIILASVCVEREPANEDFLPLVVQFLEKSYAAGKIPGGFVKREGRAQDFEILTSRLVDRTLRPLFPKDYRYPTQITLMVLSHDIENDLQVCALNAASAALYLAHIAPIKSVSACRVARVNNEFVINPSTSLLSQSSLDLFVSGSKESLNMIEMRSLGQALNALEEPLMLEALELAQKSLKETCTLYEETFTPYQNTLLFKETQGVVFNERLLDLLQNQYFDEIIKGIESSALSERENVFNEVAKKISEAHLEFSLEEIEWALEKVKKTEIRRMIIKDKIRPDKRTLEEVRPISIESNLLPMAHSSILFTRGQTQSLVVGVLGTDNDAQTHESLEHKAPIKERFMFHYNFPPFCVGEASSIGATSRRELGHGNLAKRALETSIKNKEQVIRLVSEILESNGSSSMASVCAGSLALYASGVETYDLIAGVAMGVVSEGQDYAILSDISGLEDAQGDMDFKIAGNLEGITAMQMDTKMSGVRLEILHQALLQAKKAREHILKIMHEAREKIVINFSNLPTTEIFNVAPDKIVEIIGQGGRVIREIVEKFEVKIDLNKPSGEVKIMGNKERVLRAKDFILDYLRSLNQELEQYALDEVLEAQVKKIVDFGVFLSLPKGGEGLLRKQNIEKCQVVLKEGDSIMCRIISFNRGKIALDLA; from the coding sequence ATGGATTTTATAACCATTAATTCTGCTAACAGAGTCGAAGAATTTGCTCTCAAACAAGTAGCTAAACAAGCCACTAGCTCTCTTATGTATCGCTTAGGACAAACCATCATTTTAGCGAGCGTGTGTGTAGAGAGAGAGCCAGCAAATGAAGATTTTTTACCCTTAGTGGTGCAGTTTTTAGAAAAATCTTATGCTGCAGGTAAGATTCCGGGGGGTTTTGTCAAAAGAGAAGGCAGAGCGCAAGATTTTGAAATCTTAACTTCTAGGCTTGTAGATAGGACTTTACGCCCCTTATTTCCTAAAGACTATCGCTATCCTACCCAAATCACTTTAATGGTTCTAAGCCATGATATTGAGAATGATTTACAAGTCTGTGCTTTGAATGCCGCTTCAGCCGCTCTATACTTAGCCCATATCGCTCCCATTAAAAGCGTGAGTGCTTGTAGGGTTGCTAGAGTCAATAATGAATTTGTAATCAACCCTAGCACAAGCCTTTTAAGTCAATCTAGTTTGGATTTGTTTGTATCAGGCTCTAAAGAAAGTTTGAACATGATAGAAATGCGTTCTTTGGGGCAAGCGTTAAACGCTTTAGAAGAGCCTTTAATGTTAGAAGCTTTAGAATTAGCCCAAAAGAGTTTGAAAGAAACTTGCACGCTTTATGAAGAGACTTTTACGCCCTATCAGAACACACTTCTTTTTAAAGAAACCCAAGGGGTTGTCTTCAATGAAAGGTTGCTAGATTTATTGCAAAATCAGTATTTTGATGAAATCATCAAAGGCATTGAAAGCTCTGCCTTGAGTGAGCGAGAAAATGTTTTCAACGAGGTGGCTAAAAAAATCAGTGAAGCCCACTTAGAGTTTAGTTTAGAAGAAATTGAATGGGCTTTAGAGAAAGTTAAAAAAACTGAGATTAGACGCATGATTATTAAAGATAAAATCCGCCCTGATAAGCGGACTTTAGAAGAAGTGCGGCCTATTTCAATAGAGAGCAACTTGCTCCCTATGGCTCATAGCTCCATTTTATTCACTAGGGGGCAAACTCAAAGTTTAGTAGTAGGGGTCTTAGGCACTGATAATGACGCTCAAACCCATGAGAGTTTGGAGCATAAAGCCCCCATAAAAGAGCGTTTCATGTTCCATTATAATTTCCCCCCCTTTTGTGTGGGCGAAGCGAGTTCTATCGGTGCGACTTCAAGGCGAGAGTTAGGGCATGGGAATTTAGCTAAAAGAGCCTTAGAAACAAGCATTAAAAATAAGGAGCAAGTGATTCGTTTGGTTTCTGAGATTTTAGAAAGCAATGGTTCAAGCTCAATGGCGAGCGTGTGTGCGGGGTCTTTAGCCCTTTATGCAAGCGGTGTAGAAACTTATGATTTAATCGCTGGGGTTGCTATGGGTGTGGTGAGTGAAGGGCAAGACTACGCCATTTTAAGCGATATTAGTGGACTAGAAGATGCACAAGGGGATATGGATTTTAAGATTGCTGGAAATTTAGAAGGCATTACCGCTATGCAAATGGACACCAAAATGAGTGGCGTTCGGCTAGAGATTTTACACCAAGCTTTACTTCAAGCCAAAAAAGCACGAGAGCATATTTTAAAAATCATGCATGAAGCCAGAGAAAAGATTGTCATCAATTTTTCCAACCTACCCACGACTGAAATTTTTAATGTCGCACCAGATAAAATTGTAGAAATTATCGGTCAAGGGGGGCGTGTGATTAGAGAGATAGTAGAAAAGTTTGAAGTTAAAATTGATTTGAATAAACCTAGTGGTGAAGTGAAAATCATGGGCAATAAAGAGCGTGTTTTAAGAGCTAAGGACTTTATTTTGGATTATTTGCGTTCTTTAAATCAAGAATTAGAGCAATACGCCCTTGATGAGGTGCTAGAAGCTCAGGTGAAAAAAATCGTAGATTTTGGGGTCTTTTTAAGCTTGCCAAAAGGGGGCGAAGGCTTGTTGCGTAAGCAAAACATAGAGAAATGCCAAGTTGTCTTAAAAGAAGGCGATAGCATTATGTGTAGGATTATCAGTTTTAATAGGGGTAAAATCGCCCTAGATTTAGCCTAG